One genomic region from Amycolatopsis sp. FBCC-B4732 encodes:
- a CDS encoding YciI family protein: MYVVLLNYTAPIEQIDLALPDHQEWLNKQYEHGHFLASGRRNPRVGGVIITRPLNRGKLDAILASDPFCVQHLAQYEVIEFSPTKTAPELRLLNEAVPH; the protein is encoded by the coding sequence ATGTATGTCGTCCTGCTGAACTACACGGCCCCGATCGAGCAGATCGACCTCGCGCTCCCGGACCACCAGGAATGGCTGAACAAGCAGTACGAACACGGCCACTTCCTCGCGTCCGGGCGGCGGAACCCGCGCGTCGGCGGTGTGATCATCACGCGTCCGCTGAACCGCGGGAAGCTCGACGCCATCCTGGCGTCCGACCCGTTCTGCGTGCAGCACCTCGCGCAGTACGAGGTCATCGAGTTCTCGCCGACCAAGACCGCTCCGGAGCTGCGCTTGCTCAACGAAGCGGTACCGCACTAG
- a CDS encoding outer membrane lipoprotein carrier protein LolA, with protein MKPKTKGITAAVVGTALGAGGLAFVAMPASADDKPALPQVSAEDLVQSVVKAKPGAFDGTVKVSNDLGLPAVGNAVPGASALNMDSAHIFSDGAGKSRLAVTQGASQETVVHDGTTVWDYSSKTNTATKVTIPADVAKQKGAGSEKTPDPVTASTELLAKVRESSTVSVDGTATVADRPAYELVLTPKPTERTLLREIRVAVDSQTRMPLRVSVLSNGTSTPALEVAFSEIRFTQQPADLFTFTPPKGAKVQEKTPTVDQQHKDLAEQAKQDVKVVGDGWDTVVTGKVPADALNAAPKAQGERKGAPADPKALLERFAKKVSGTWGSGYLVTTKVGSAVLTDDGRFAAGAVPEQVLYEALGQK; from the coding sequence ATGAAACCGAAGACGAAGGGCATCACCGCCGCGGTCGTCGGCACCGCGCTCGGCGCCGGCGGGCTCGCGTTCGTCGCGATGCCGGCCAGCGCCGACGACAAGCCGGCGCTGCCGCAGGTGAGCGCCGAGGACCTGGTCCAGTCGGTGGTCAAGGCGAAGCCGGGCGCGTTCGACGGCACCGTGAAGGTGAGCAACGACCTGGGCCTGCCCGCGGTGGGGAACGCGGTGCCGGGCGCGTCGGCGCTGAACATGGACTCGGCGCACATCTTCAGCGACGGCGCCGGCAAGAGCCGCCTCGCCGTCACGCAGGGGGCCAGCCAGGAGACCGTGGTCCACGACGGCACGACCGTGTGGGACTACAGCTCCAAGACCAACACCGCGACCAAGGTGACCATCCCGGCCGACGTGGCCAAGCAGAAGGGCGCGGGCAGCGAGAAGACGCCCGACCCGGTCACGGCGTCCACCGAACTGCTGGCGAAGGTCCGCGAGAGCAGCACGGTGTCGGTCGACGGCACCGCGACCGTCGCCGACCGCCCCGCGTACGAGCTGGTCCTGACGCCGAAGCCGACCGAGCGGACGCTGCTGCGCGAGATCCGCGTCGCGGTCGACTCGCAGACGCGCATGCCGCTGCGGGTGTCGGTGCTGAGCAACGGCACGTCGACGCCGGCGCTCGAGGTCGCGTTCAGCGAGATCCGGTTCACGCAGCAGCCGGCCGACCTCTTCACCTTCACCCCGCCGAAGGGCGCGAAGGTGCAGGAGAAGACGCCGACGGTCGACCAGCAGCACAAGGACCTCGCCGAGCAGGCCAAGCAGGACGTCAAGGTCGTCGGCGACGGCTGGGACACCGTGGTGACCGGCAAGGTCCCGGCGGACGCGCTGAACGCGGCGCCGAAGGCCCAGGGCGAGCGCAAGGGTGCGCCGGCCGACCCGAAGGCACTGCTCGAGCGGTTCGCCAAGAAGGTCAGCGGCACCTGGGGCAGCGGCTACCTCGTCACGACGAAGGTGGGCTCCGCGGTCCTGACCGACGACGGCCGGTTCGCCGCCGGTGCGGTGCCGGAGCAGGTCCTCTACGAAGCGCTGGGTCAGAAGTGA
- a CDS encoding ABC transporter permease, with translation MTAVLDAPAARTGHDTVPLPRLLAAELRWIFRRPRTLAVLGLLALIPVIIGIGLTLVDDQPGSGGGPDEGGGALLASAVNNAFVLPIAAIVMSLALLLPLASAMAGADAIAGETAHGTLRGWLIAPVGRGRLLAVKAFGVATVSVVSVLAMCVTGVVTGLIINGTDSLFTLSGTTLSLGGALARILLVAGWVVLQLWAVGAVALAISSWTEHPMLVVASVLATDIVFTILGFLSSLDWLHPFLLTQNWSMAPAEVLQDPMGTQMLGEGALRAVCYIVIGLSLAYARLSTRDG, from the coding sequence ATGACCGCGGTACTCGACGCACCGGCGGCCCGCACGGGCCACGACACGGTGCCGCTGCCCCGGCTGCTGGCCGCGGAGCTGCGCTGGATCTTCCGGCGGCCGCGCACGTTGGCCGTGCTCGGGCTGCTGGCGCTGATCCCGGTGATCATCGGCATCGGCCTGACCCTGGTCGACGACCAGCCGGGCAGCGGCGGCGGCCCGGACGAGGGCGGCGGCGCGCTGCTGGCGTCCGCGGTCAACAACGCGTTCGTCCTGCCGATCGCGGCGATCGTGATGTCGCTGGCACTGCTGCTCCCGCTGGCCTCGGCCATGGCGGGCGCGGACGCGATCGCCGGCGAGACGGCGCACGGAACGCTGCGCGGCTGGCTGATCGCCCCGGTCGGCCGCGGCCGGCTCCTGGCGGTCAAGGCGTTCGGCGTCGCGACCGTGTCAGTGGTCTCGGTGCTCGCGATGTGCGTGACCGGCGTCGTGACCGGGCTGATCATCAACGGCACGGACTCGCTGTTCACGTTGTCGGGCACGACGTTGTCGCTCGGCGGCGCGCTGGCCCGGATCCTGCTGGTGGCGGGCTGGGTGGTGCTCCAGCTGTGGGCGGTCGGCGCGGTCGCGCTGGCGATCTCCAGCTGGACCGAGCACCCGATGCTGGTGGTGGCGTCGGTCCTGGCGACCGACATCGTGTTCACCATCCTCGGGTTTCTGTCCTCTTTGGACTGGCTGCACCCGTTCCTGCTGACACAGAACTGGTCGATGGCACCGGCGGAGGTGCTGCAGGACCCGATGGGCACGCAGATGCTCGGCGAAGGCGCGCTGCGCGCGGTGTGCTACATCGTCATCGGCCTTTCCCTGGCCTACGCGAGGCTCTCCACCCGCGACGGCTGA
- a CDS encoding (deoxy)nucleoside triphosphate pyrophosphohydrolase — protein sequence MNGVIVGAALVRDGKLLAQQRAWPADHAGQWELPGGRVEADESDAFALARECSEELDVVIEVGARVGDDVPLPGGKVLRIYAASLVSPGGEPRAVEHRAVRWLGPDDLDDVDWLPADRILLPELRALLS from the coding sequence GTGAACGGTGTGATCGTGGGTGCCGCCCTCGTGCGTGACGGGAAGCTGCTCGCCCAGCAGCGCGCCTGGCCCGCCGACCACGCGGGACAGTGGGAGCTGCCGGGCGGCCGGGTCGAAGCCGACGAGTCCGACGCCTTCGCGCTCGCCCGGGAGTGCAGCGAGGAGCTCGACGTCGTGATCGAGGTCGGCGCGCGCGTCGGGGACGACGTCCCGCTGCCGGGCGGGAAGGTGCTGCGCATCTACGCCGCTTCGCTCGTTTCGCCCGGTGGGGAGCCGCGGGCCGTCGAGCACCGGGCCGTGCGCTGGCTCGGGCCCGACGACCTCGACGACGTCGACTGGCTGCCCGCCGACCGGATCCTGCTCCCGGAACTGCGCGCGCTGCTCAGTTAG
- a CDS encoding response regulator transcription factor, which produces MMNLVKPRVLVVDDEPGVRKALQRGLRAEDMDVVTAADGPTGLQLASTGSFDVILLDIMLPGLSGYRVLERLRKDGVTTPVLLVSAKDGEIDQADGLDLGADGYLVKPFSFVVLVAQVRATLRRAGPDASRGTLRLGALAVDRGLRQVRWNDEEVGLSPREFALLEVLVGRAGTVVTKDELLRAVWGEEQAVTRNLVEVYVGYVRRKLDAVGAGALLRTVRGHGYLASDARLDEVITP; this is translated from the coding sequence ATGATGAACCTCGTGAAACCTCGGGTGCTGGTGGTCGACGACGAACCGGGCGTGCGGAAGGCGCTGCAACGCGGGTTGCGCGCGGAGGACATGGACGTGGTCACCGCCGCGGACGGGCCCACCGGGCTGCAGCTGGCGAGCACGGGCTCCTTCGACGTCATCCTGCTCGACATCATGCTGCCCGGCCTGTCCGGTTACCGCGTGCTGGAGCGGCTGCGCAAGGACGGCGTCACGACGCCGGTGCTGCTGGTCTCGGCCAAGGACGGCGAGATCGACCAGGCCGACGGCCTCGACCTCGGCGCCGACGGCTACCTCGTCAAGCCGTTCTCCTTCGTGGTGCTGGTCGCGCAGGTCCGCGCGACGCTGCGCCGGGCGGGGCCGGACGCGAGCCGCGGCACGCTGCGGCTCGGCGCGCTGGCCGTCGACCGCGGGCTGCGGCAGGTGCGCTGGAACGACGAGGAGGTCGGGCTGAGCCCGCGCGAGTTCGCGCTGCTCGAAGTGCTCGTCGGCCGCGCCGGCACGGTCGTCACGAAGGACGAGCTGCTGCGCGCGGTCTGGGGCGAGGAGCAGGCCGTGACGCGCAACCTCGTCGAGGTCTACGTCGGATACGTACGCCGTAAGTTGGACGCGGTCGGCGCGGGCGCGCTGCTGCGGACCGTGCGCGGGCACGGCTACCTGGCCTCGGACGCGCGGCTCGACGAGGTCATCACCCCGTGA
- a CDS encoding HAMP domain-containing sensor histidine kinase, whose translation MTGWWRGRSLQVRITLLAATITLVCLLGLAALAASNLSPLLIGSVDRELSSALGPAGAEVGAGRPLSGAAPVTLRVLDTAGAPVDGGTPTGLTVYDISTLKAGQPVQRDGARYLGAVVSAPDGAQRLVVAGAGLVGFSAAVHYGGVWLVVVASVGALVAGFATWLVVRLSLRPVARMRGSVRALPPGARLALPDSHDELRALAEEFNALLERQEQAAERLRRFTGDAAHELRSPVASIRVQAEVAVTNPDPELSQETLSDILTEAERLSSLLDGLLSLARSDAGEVPPAAPVELVSEVRSAVARLTAEAPETRVNTAVAQAWASSAHAEVELVLDNLLRNACRYARGEIVVSVLASRSTVRVVVDDDGPGIAPEHREKVFDRFYRIADDRARSSGGTGLGLAMVAETVRRRGGRVQVGESPDGGARFVVVWRAAVGEASG comes from the coding sequence GTGACCGGGTGGTGGCGGGGCCGGTCCCTGCAAGTGCGGATCACCCTGCTGGCCGCGACGATCACCCTGGTCTGCCTGCTCGGGCTGGCCGCGCTGGCCGCGTCGAACCTGTCGCCGCTGCTCATCGGCTCGGTCGACCGCGAGCTCTCGAGCGCACTCGGCCCGGCCGGCGCCGAGGTGGGCGCCGGGCGGCCGCTCTCCGGCGCGGCCCCGGTGACACTGCGGGTGCTGGACACCGCGGGCGCGCCGGTGGACGGCGGGACGCCCACCGGCCTTACGGTGTACGACATCTCGACGCTCAAGGCGGGCCAGCCGGTCCAGCGCGACGGCGCGCGGTACCTCGGCGCCGTCGTGAGCGCGCCGGACGGGGCGCAACGGCTGGTCGTGGCCGGTGCGGGCCTGGTCGGGTTCTCGGCCGCGGTGCACTACGGCGGGGTGTGGCTGGTCGTCGTCGCGTCGGTCGGCGCGCTGGTTGCGGGCTTCGCGACGTGGCTGGTGGTGCGCCTGTCGCTGCGGCCGGTCGCGCGCATGCGGGGTTCGGTGCGGGCGCTGCCGCCGGGCGCGCGGCTGGCGCTGCCGGACTCCCACGACGAGCTGCGCGCGCTCGCGGAGGAGTTCAACGCGCTGCTGGAACGGCAGGAGCAGGCCGCCGAGCGGCTCCGGCGGTTCACCGGCGACGCGGCGCACGAGCTGCGCTCGCCGGTCGCGTCGATCCGCGTCCAAGCCGAGGTCGCCGTGACGAACCCGGATCCGGAGCTGTCGCAGGAGACGTTGTCGGACATCCTCACCGAGGCCGAGCGGCTGTCGTCGCTGCTGGACGGGCTGCTGTCGCTGGCGCGGTCGGACGCGGGGGAGGTGCCGCCCGCCGCGCCCGTCGAGCTGGTGAGCGAGGTGCGTTCGGCGGTGGCCCGGCTGACGGCGGAGGCGCCGGAGACGCGGGTGAACACGGCGGTGGCGCAGGCCTGGGCGTCGTCCGCGCACGCCGAGGTGGAGCTGGTGCTGGACAACCTGCTGCGCAACGCCTGCCGCTACGCGCGCGGGGAGATCGTGGTGTCGGTGCTGGCGTCCCGCTCGACGGTCCGGGTGGTCGTCGACGACGACGGCCCGGGCATCGCGCCGGAGCACCGCGAGAAGGTGTTCGACCGGTTCTACCGGATCGCCGACGACCGGGCCCGCTCGTCCGGCGGCACCGGGCTGGGGCTGGCGATGGTGGCGGAGACGGTCCGGCGGCGGGGCGGCCGGGTGCAGGTGGGCGAGTCCCCGGACGGGGGAGCGCGGTTCGTGGTGGTCTGGCGCGCGGCCGTGGGAGAGGCTTCCGGGTAG
- a CDS encoding ABC transporter ATP-binding protein yields the protein MTSTAVESGADVSSEASAPAVPLAARTRGLRKVYGSTVAVDHVDLDIPQGAVVGMLGPNGSGKTTTIRMLLGLVRPTEGEVQLLGRPMPDAAAHALPDVGALVEGPGFHPFLSGRDNLLRFAAAEPRLASAGIPAAVDSALERVGLTVAARRRYKGYSLGMKQRLGLASALLVPRKMVVLDEPTNGLDPAGTREIRRIVAELHAEGVTVLVSSHLLAEVEATCTHVAVLQSGNVVAQGELAELLESGNAALLVRTPDAEQAVEVLRENRIGARLTPDGVRVDLTAAEAPRVLQVLVGAGVAVHEATRARTGLEDLFARLTEGAE from the coding sequence GTGACCAGCACGGCTGTGGAGTCCGGGGCGGACGTCTCTTCGGAGGCGTCCGCCCCGGCGGTCCCGCTCGCCGCGCGCACGCGCGGGTTGCGCAAGGTGTACGGCAGCACGGTCGCGGTCGACCACGTCGACCTCGACATCCCGCAGGGCGCGGTCGTGGGGATGCTCGGGCCGAACGGCTCGGGCAAGACGACCACCATCCGGATGCTGCTCGGCCTGGTCCGGCCGACCGAGGGCGAGGTCCAGCTGCTCGGCCGCCCGATGCCGGACGCCGCCGCGCACGCGCTGCCCGACGTCGGCGCGCTCGTCGAGGGGCCGGGCTTCCACCCGTTCCTGTCCGGGCGCGACAACCTGCTGCGCTTCGCCGCCGCGGAACCCCGGCTGGCTTCGGCCGGGATCCCCGCCGCCGTCGACTCCGCGTTGGAGCGCGTCGGGCTGACGGTCGCCGCGCGCCGCCGGTACAAGGGTTACTCGCTCGGCATGAAGCAACGGCTCGGGCTCGCTTCGGCGTTGCTCGTGCCGCGCAAGATGGTCGTGCTCGACGAGCCGACCAACGGCCTCGACCCTGCTGGTACCAGGGAGATCCGCAGGATCGTCGCCGAGCTGCACGCCGAGGGCGTCACCGTGCTGGTGTCGTCGCACCTGCTGGCCGAGGTCGAAGCGACCTGCACGCACGTCGCCGTGCTGCAGAGCGGGAACGTCGTCGCGCAGGGCGAGCTGGCGGAGCTGCTGGAGTCCGGGAACGCGGCCCTGCTGGTCCGCACGCCGGACGCGGAGCAGGCGGTGGAAGTGCTGCGGGAGAACCGGATCGGCGCCCGGCTGACGCCGGACGGCGTCCGCGTCGACCTCACGGCGGCGGAAGCACCGCGGGTGCTGCAGGTCCTGGTGGGCGCGGGGGTCGCGGTCCACGAGGCGACGCGGGCGCGCACCGGGCTCGAAGACTTGTTCGCCCGGCTGACGGAGGGGGCGGAATGA
- a CDS encoding ABC transporter ATP-binding protein encodes MALSVRDLTVHYGTFAAVRDARLDIADGEVLALLGPSGSGKSTLLRAITGLEPGTRGSVSWDGEDLGAVPVHKRGFGLVFQDGQLFGHRDVAANIAFGLRMHGVPRAQWAPRVAELLALVGLTGFEKRRVTELSGGQAQRVALARALAPKPRLLLLDEPLSGLDAGLREQLAIELAELLRRSKITALLVTHDQEEAFTLADRVAVLDAGEVRQEGAVRRVWRNPADDDVARFLGVTTFVDGVVAGGHAHTPLGDVVLPDVADGPVRLGLRPHALRVAASGTAGEVVEAVHRREHVRLVVRSSESTVDAVAPAASDLRAGDAVALELDPDGVAVVGLS; translated from the coding sequence ATGGCGTTGTCGGTGCGGGACCTGACCGTCCACTACGGAACGTTCGCCGCGGTGCGCGACGCCCGCCTGGACATCGCGGACGGCGAAGTGCTGGCCCTGCTCGGCCCGTCGGGGTCGGGGAAGTCGACGCTGCTGCGCGCGATCACGGGGCTCGAGCCGGGCACGCGCGGTTCGGTGAGCTGGGACGGCGAGGACCTCGGCGCGGTGCCGGTGCACAAGCGCGGCTTCGGGCTGGTGTTCCAGGACGGCCAGCTCTTCGGCCACCGCGACGTCGCAGCGAACATCGCGTTCGGCCTGCGCATGCACGGCGTGCCGCGCGCGCAGTGGGCGCCGCGGGTCGCCGAGCTGCTGGCGCTGGTCGGCTTGACCGGCTTCGAAAAGCGGCGCGTCACCGAGCTTTCCGGCGGCCAGGCCCAGCGGGTCGCACTGGCCAGGGCGCTGGCACCGAAGCCGCGGCTGCTGCTGCTCGACGAGCCACTGTCCGGATTGGACGCCGGGTTGCGCGAGCAGCTGGCCATCGAGCTCGCGGAGCTGTTGCGGCGCAGCAAGATCACCGCGTTGCTGGTCACGCACGACCAGGAGGAGGCGTTCACGCTCGCCGACCGGGTGGCGGTGCTCGACGCCGGGGAGGTCCGGCAGGAGGGCGCGGTCCGGCGCGTCTGGCGCAACCCGGCCGACGACGACGTGGCCCGCTTCCTCGGGGTGACGACGTTCGTGGACGGCGTCGTGGCCGGCGGGCACGCGCACACACCCCTCGGTGACGTCGTCCTCCCGGACGTCGCCGACGGCCCGGTGCGGCTGGGCTTGCGGCCGCACGCGCTGCGGGTGGCCGCTTCCGGTACGGCCGGGGAAGTGGTGGAGGCCGTGCACCGGCGGGAGCACGTGCGGCTCGTGGTGCGCTCGAGTGAGTCCACAGTGGACGCGGTCGCGCCGGCGGCTTCGGATCTGCGTGCGGGCGACGCGGTGGCGCTCGAGCTGGACCCGGACGGTGTTGCTGTGGTCGGGTTGTCGTGA
- a CDS encoding iron ABC transporter permease produces MAPIGFLVVFFAWPVLAIVGRGFAEGGLDVVLGDARTWQLAGFTVASAAASTVVAVVAGLPVAFLLARVELPGVGLARTLVLVPFVLPTVVVGLAFRALWPDGGVLPIVLANAFFNVAVVARTVAGLWARLDPRTTDAARALGASPWRAFRSVTLPALAPAVASAAAVVFLFCATSFGVVLILGGAKYRTLETEIYLRTVDLLDLSGAAALSVIQFAAVVAALVLGGLARRRKDGARIGSGGPRRPRGGEWWGVGAAGVVLALLLTPIVALLAESVSTEDGWSLAGYRALTSTGEKGALQVSGWDAAVNSLKVAIDATLLAMVVGVLASVVLVALRRSPSKPARGLGETMDAVLMLPLGVSAVTVGFGYLVTLDALPGDLRTSPYLVPLAQALVITPLIVRMVLPVLRSVDVRLRQAASTLGASPLRVWREIDLPLALRPLVAAAGFGFVVALGEFGATSFLARPTAPTLPVAIASLMGRPGELNNQMAYAACALLMLVTVLAVALIDRLGRGRVGEF; encoded by the coding sequence CTGGCCCCGATCGGGTTCCTGGTGGTCTTCTTCGCCTGGCCCGTGCTGGCGATCGTCGGGCGCGGGTTCGCCGAGGGCGGGCTCGACGTCGTCCTCGGCGACGCGCGGACCTGGCAGCTGGCCGGCTTCACCGTGGCGAGCGCGGCGGCGTCGACGGTGGTCGCCGTGGTCGCCGGGCTGCCGGTGGCGTTCCTGCTGGCCCGGGTGGAACTGCCCGGCGTCGGCCTGGCGCGGACCCTGGTGCTGGTGCCGTTCGTGCTGCCCACGGTCGTCGTCGGGCTGGCGTTCCGGGCGCTCTGGCCGGACGGCGGCGTGCTGCCGATCGTGCTGGCCAACGCCTTCTTCAACGTCGCGGTCGTCGCGCGCACGGTCGCCGGGCTGTGGGCGCGGCTCGATCCGCGGACGACCGACGCCGCCCGCGCGCTCGGCGCGTCCCCGTGGCGGGCTTTCCGCTCGGTGACGCTGCCCGCGCTGGCCCCGGCGGTCGCGTCCGCCGCGGCCGTGGTGTTCCTGTTCTGCGCCACCAGTTTCGGGGTCGTCCTGATCCTCGGCGGCGCGAAGTACCGGACGTTGGAAACCGAGATCTACCTGCGCACGGTCGACCTGCTGGACCTCTCGGGCGCGGCGGCGCTGTCGGTCATCCAGTTCGCGGCCGTGGTCGCCGCGCTGGTGCTCGGCGGGCTGGCCCGGCGGCGCAAGGACGGCGCCCGGATCGGCTCCGGCGGGCCGCGGCGGCCGAGAGGCGGCGAATGGTGGGGCGTCGGCGCGGCCGGCGTCGTGCTCGCCCTGCTGCTGACGCCGATCGTCGCGCTGCTCGCCGAGTCCGTGTCCACTGAGGACGGCTGGAGCCTCGCCGGGTACCGGGCACTGACGAGCACCGGCGAGAAGGGCGCGCTGCAGGTGTCCGGTTGGGACGCCGCGGTGAACTCGCTGAAGGTCGCGATCGACGCGACGCTGCTCGCGATGGTCGTCGGCGTGCTCGCGTCCGTGGTGCTGGTGGCGCTGCGGCGGTCGCCGTCGAAACCCGCGCGCGGGCTCGGGGAAACCATGGACGCCGTGCTGATGCTGCCGCTCGGCGTGTCCGCGGTGACCGTCGGCTTCGGCTACCTCGTCACGCTCGACGCGCTGCCCGGCGACCTGCGGACGTCGCCCTACCTCGTCCCGCTGGCCCAGGCACTGGTGATCACGCCGCTGATCGTGCGGATGGTGCTGCCGGTGCTGCGCTCGGTCGACGTCCGGCTGCGGCAGGCCGCGTCGACGCTCGGTGCGAGCCCGCTGCGCGTGTGGCGCGAGATCGACCTGCCGCTGGCGCTGCGCCCGCTGGTCGCCGCCGCCGGGTTCGGCTTCGTCGTGGCGCTCGGCGAGTTCGGCGCGACCAGCTTCCTGGCCCGCCCGACGGCGCCGACGCTGCCGGTGGCGATCGCGTCACTGATGGGACGGCCGGGGGAGCTCAACAACCAGATGGCGTACGCCGCGTGCGCGCTGCTGATGCTCGTGACGGTGCTGGCGGTCGCGCTGATCGACCGGCTCGGACGCGGCCGGGTGGGGGAGTTCTGA
- the trpS gene encoding tryptophan--tRNA ligase produces the protein MSKLSGITPSGHVHLGNYLGAVRRWAREGGADDLYFVADLHGMTTPHNPAKLRSLAREQLAVLIAAGIDPERVFVQSDLARELGALTWVLECTCNYGEAARMIQFKEKSKGQAGVRLSLLTYPALMAADILLQGAHEVPVGEDQRQHVELTRALAKRFNSTYGEVFTIPEAVLPPAGARVKDLTDPTRKMSKSTRDAAGVVFALDEPDQVRRKIRRAVTDGGSVPVHAPDTRPGMANLLEVLAACRGGSPADLAEEFTSYGAVKDAVADAVIEELRPLRERALTLLDDVAELDRVRKAGAERARERGSHRLDAALRMIGAN, from the coding sequence ATGAGCAAGCTGTCCGGGATCACGCCGTCGGGTCACGTCCACCTCGGCAACTACCTCGGCGCGGTCCGCCGCTGGGCGCGTGAGGGCGGCGCGGACGACCTGTACTTCGTCGCCGACCTGCACGGCATGACGACCCCGCACAACCCGGCGAAACTCCGGTCACTGGCGAGGGAGCAGCTCGCCGTGCTGATCGCCGCCGGCATCGATCCCGAGCGGGTGTTCGTCCAGTCCGACCTGGCCCGCGAGCTGGGGGCGCTGACGTGGGTCCTGGAGTGCACCTGCAACTACGGCGAGGCCGCGCGGATGATCCAGTTCAAGGAGAAGTCCAAGGGCCAGGCCGGGGTGCGGCTGTCGCTGCTGACCTACCCGGCGCTGATGGCCGCGGACATCCTGCTCCAAGGCGCGCACGAGGTCCCGGTCGGCGAGGACCAGCGGCAGCACGTCGAGCTGACGCGGGCGCTGGCCAAGCGCTTCAACAGCACGTACGGCGAGGTCTTCACCATCCCGGAGGCGGTCCTCCCGCCGGCGGGCGCGCGGGTGAAGGACCTCACCGACCCGACGCGCAAGATGTCGAAGTCGACGCGCGACGCGGCCGGCGTCGTGTTCGCGCTGGACGAGCCGGACCAGGTCCGCCGCAAGATCCGCCGGGCGGTCACCGACGGCGGTTCGGTGCCGGTGCACGCCCCGGACACCCGGCCGGGGATGGCGAACCTGCTGGAGGTCCTGGCCGCCTGCCGGGGCGGCTCGCCGGCGGACCTGGCCGAGGAGTTCACGTCTTATGGCGCGGTGAAGGACGCCGTCGCCGACGCGGTGATCGAGGAGCTGCGGCCCCTGCGTGAACGAGCGTTAACGCTGCTCGACGACGTCGCGGAGCTGGACCGGGTCCGCAAGGCGGGTGCGGAACGGGCTCGGGAGCGCGGCTCCCACCGGCTCGACGCGGCGCTGCGGATGATCGGCGCTAACTGA